GCGAGACGGCCGGAGCCGCCGCAGGCGTCGCATCGCGCGGAGCCGCCGCAGGCCGCGCAGGAACCGGAGCCCGCGCACGCGGGGCACGCGCGGCCGCCGAATTCGCCCGAGCCCCCGCAGAAGCGACACTCGCCGGCGGCCTCGAAGACCGCGCACGGGGCGCAGCGTCCGGTTTCTCGACAGAAGCCGCAGGGAACCCGCCGGGGAAAGCTCAGCGCTCCGGGGCAGGCTCCCGGGCAGCGATCCTGACCGGGCTCCAGGAGGCGTTCACACGAAGGACAAGCCCAGGCGGCGGCCCGGGTGTCCTCGAGAAAAATCGCTCCGGGAGGCGCGCCCGAGAACCGCACCGCCGCTTCCTTCTCCCCGGCCCCGCAGCCCGTCCAGGCCGCCAGGGCGAGGAGCCATCCCCCGTTCCGCATCCACTTCGAAGTCTACCACGTTCTCCCCGTCCGCCTCAGATCTTGCCCTTCATCCAGTGCTGCGGCTTGGGATAGAACTTCTGAAGCTGGCCGCGCAGGTACTCGAACGCCTCCCGGGGGCTGTCGCACATCCGATACAGGCGGAGATCCTTGGGGCTGACGGTTCCCCAGCGCACGAGGGCGTCCATGTTGAGGAACTCCCTCCAGAATTTCTTTCCGTAAAGGACGATCGGCAGCGGCCGGTCGATCTTTCGGGTCTGAACGAGCGTGAGAATCTCGAAAAGCTCGTCCATGGTGCCGAAGCCGCCGGGGAAGATCACCAGAGCGCACGCCAGGTAGGCGAACCAGAGCTTGCGCATGAAGAAGTAGTGGAACTCGAAAAGAAGCTCGGGGGTGATGAACGGATTGGGCCGTTCCTCCGTGGGCAGGCTGATGGTCAGCCCCACGGTGATCCCTCCGGCCCGTTCGGCGGCGCCTCGGTTGGCGGCTTCCATGATCCCGGGCCCGCCGCCCGAACAGATGACGAAGCGGTTGCCTTGGTTGAGGGATTTGGCCCACGAGGTCAGAAGCGAGGCCAGCTCCGCGGCCTCCTCGTAGTAGATGGACAGCTGCATGTCCATCTCCAGGCGCGCCAGCCGCTGCCGGAGGTCCTTGGGGAGCTTGCCGGTCCCGTACTTCTTCTTCTCTTCAAGCGCCTGTTCGAGCTCCGTCTTGACCGCCACGGGCGGGCGGGC
The Planctomycetota bacterium DNA segment above includes these coding regions:
- a CDS encoding LOG family protein yields the protein MADENDAPAPLATPRRPLKAYLNPQFLKSRDARVVRVLCEYLEPFQRFQRHDVRETIVFFGSARARPPVAVKTELEQALEEKKKYGTGKLPKDLRQRLARLEMDMQLSIYYEEAAELASLLTSWAKSLNQGNRFVICSGGGPGIMEAANRGAAERAGGITVGLTISLPTEERPNPFITPELLFEFHYFFMRKLWFAYLACALVIFPGGFGTMDELFEILTLVQTRKIDRPLPIVLYGKKFWREFLNMDALVRWGTVSPKDLRLYRMCDSPREAFEYLRGQLQKFYPKPQHWMKGKI